A DNA window from Arachis hypogaea cultivar Tifrunner chromosome 18, arahy.Tifrunner.gnm2.J5K5, whole genome shotgun sequence contains the following coding sequences:
- the LOC140181683 gene encoding uncharacterized protein — MTVTEYAKEFTRLSKSAPYLVNSKEMKVRRFVRGLAEPMFTTLMPEVGRMSFKDVLNSAYGIEAGIAERNAFKDVGKKPKMKGQFSGGSSLGGFQFHHGQTNQQGYSGYRARPQASFGGVASSGSAPMSVSNPRSFVKSTSQSSAQDSNQTRPAQPYCLQCGSYHSGICFKATGACFGCGQSGHLRKDCPNPRGGFAPGIARPTIPMPSSSAMSIGNSSGPSGRGAGGKGQTYNRGGSQRGRGQARVHALTRQDAQASHAVVAGTLQVCSLDARVLFDTGSHYSYVSPHLASRFDKQPELLSHPFHVGTPLGVSTMVRVVFRSCVVRINTVETLADLIFLEPMEDIDVILGMDWLAACHADVGCYSKTVKFDIPGISPFVFKGDDCPTLASIISSMSAMQLMDKENQGFLAVVRDVDAEVPSLDQVPIVREFPDVFPDELPGMPPDREVEFSIELAPGVQPVSIPPYRMAPTELRELKF, encoded by the coding sequence ATGACAGTGACTGAGTATGCTAAGGAGTTTACTAGACTTTCTAAGAGTGCTCCGTACTTGGTGAATTCAAAAGAGATGAAAGTTCGTCGTTTCGTTCGTGGATTGGCAGAACCTATGTTCACTACTCTTATGCCTGAAGTCGGACGTATGTCTTTTAAGGATGTCCTAAACTCTGCCTATGGAATTGAAGCTGGGATAGCGGAGAGAAATGCTTTTAAGGATGTTGGTAAGAAGCCCAAGATGAAGGGACAATTTTCTGGTGGATCTAGTTTAGGAGGATTTCAGTTTCATCATGGTCAAACTAATCAGCAAGGTTATTCGGGGTATCGAGCTCGTCCTCAAGCATCTTTTGGTGGGGTTGCTTCTTCTGGATCTGCTCCCATGAGTGTTTCGAATCCCAGATCTTTTGTTAAGAGCACCTCTCAATCTAGTGCACAGGATTCAAATCAGACAAGGCCAGCTCAGCCCTATTGTCTTCAGTGTGGAAGTTACCATTCCGGTATATGTTTCAAGGCTACTGGTGCATGTTTTGGTTGTGGTCAATCTGGTCATCTTAGGAAGGATTGTCCAAATCCTAGAGGAGGCTTTGCTCCAGGTATTGCACGTCCTACAATACCAATGCCATCATCTTCAGCTATGTCTATTGGAAATTCTTCTGGTCCTAGTGGCAGAGGAGCAGGTGGCAAAGGTCAGACCTATAACAGAGGAGGGAGCCAAAGAGGAAGAGGTCAGGCACGTGTGCATGCCTTAACACGTCAAGATGCTCAAGCTTCTCATGCTGTGGTGGCAGGTACTTTACAAGTTTGTTCTTTAGATGCTCGAGTGTTATTTGATACGGGTTCTCATTATTCATATGTATCTCCACATCTTGCATCTCGTTTCGATAAACAACCTGAACTGTTATCCCACCCATTTCATGTTGGCACTCCGCTTGGAGTCTCCACGATGGTTCGAGTCGTATTTCGGTCTTGTGTTGTTAGAATTAATACCGTTGAAACCTTAGCTGATTTGATCTTTTTAGAACCAATGGAAGATATTGATGTCATCTTAGGCATGGATTGGTTAGCAGCTTGTCATGCTGATGTGGGCTGTTACTCCAAAACTGTGAAGTTTGACATACCGGGTATCTCACCTTTTGTTTTTAAGGGTGATGACTGTCCCACTTTAGCTAGCATCATCTCATCTATGAGTGCTATGCAATTGATGGATAAGGAAAACCAAGGATTTCTGGCAGTTGTTAGAGATGTTGATGCCGAAGTGCCTAGTCTTGATCAGGTTCCTATTGTTAGAGAATTCCCTGACGTGTTCCCTGATGAGCTACCGGGGATGCCGCCTGACCGTGAAGTTGAGTTTTCCATAGAATTGGCTCCGGGAGTCCAACCTGTGTCCATTCCTCCCTATCGTATGGCTCCAACTGAGTTAcgagaattaaaattttaa